A single region of the Xiphophorus maculatus strain JP 163 A chromosome 3, X_maculatus-5.0-male, whole genome shotgun sequence genome encodes:
- the LOC102219805 gene encoding AT-rich interactive domain-containing protein 1A-like isoform X1 — protein sequence MAAQVATLNTSPPSELKKPDRDPKEDTVPGDKQSDKKQPCLDSESPGRGDLQDGADGGNAGGGGEPEMKNGNGNPPRVNNNTPNDSVGPEGNNHPGFVHHHGPTFSPPSYGYSQHYGRPAFHQYGGQQSPGMAAAAGPGVQSSNMMDPYQPNSHEHGFSNHQFNNYNPFPNRTPHPGQAFGMNSPRSAQAPTAGGQPAKQQPPPGGPTAMAGSYSNQRYNIGNPQPTSTPTLNKLLTSPSSTRGYPNYPSGGDYSSQEGASKGPADMGSSGQYAGSNPGWQQRTHHPSPMSPGSAGQPLARNQPPGPMDPMGKIRGQPYGAGSPYIQQSQQVPPTGPQSGPGYPGQGYGTPGPQRYPVGMPGRTPGSMSAMPYGPQMGSYGQQGPGAYGSQGQAPYYNQPGQAPHQSQQQSLYSQQQPGQPGRQSPYPGQPHPPSSAPHNQGGPPYQQPHMPPQSQGPLPGPSQGAPQSQPPYSQAPATQPSQSPYGQQQGPPTQTAQQPSSQAPPGSQGQSSYPGSSQGPQQAPPQQQQQAQSHPQQPPGHGQHPQGPPAAYPPNTQQQQQAQQSPYQRFPPPQQQEISQDSFQSNAPASSQPKSGPEDGQGRPSSLPDLSGSIDDLPTGTEGALSPGVSTSGVSSSQGEQSNPAQSPFSPHTSPHLPGIRGPSPSPAGSPASASTPRTGPLSPANLPGTQMPPRPSSVHSDGTLHPAMSQSPMAQDRGFMQRNPQMPPYVSPQSASALSPRQSSGGQMHPGMAPYQQNNSMGGYGQQGGQYGPQGYPRQPAYGNMPNANYPGPGMGSMNPMAGQGGGPPYAGIPPGRMPPNQMGARPYGPNMGPSMGPNMPPNMGNMPPQVSSGMCPPPGMNRKPQDPAAMQHPSSNSMLNRMPGYPNMSQGMMGSGPPYGPPMNSMPGMMNTPGGSPYPMGPNMANNTSGMAPSPEINNKMNNKVDGGATPKPESKSKKSNSSTTTCEKITRLYELGPEPDRKLWVDRYLAFVDEKAMGMTNLPAVGRKPLDLFRLYVSVKEIGGMMQVNKNKKWRDLATTLNVGTSSSAASSLKKQYIQCLYAFECKIERGEDPPPEIFTDNKKNQAAKVQPPSPASLCSTAGSGSLQGPQTPQSTSSSMAEGGDLKPPTPASTPHTQMPPMPPGPRSSVNLQDPFSDGSDPAFPRKNMTPNSTYQPGMNTADLPGRMGPYEPNKDPFSNMRKVGEQFLPANQGPNNVVGDQQQPPQQQPPFNRGPPGAMGTMPMGPRQQYPYGPGYDRRPEQGMCPEGNMGSGPPQPNPMMPANTDTGMYSPNRFPPQQPRHDSYGNQYPGQGTPPTGSYPNQQPGMYPQQGYKRPVEGGYPPSKRHEAEYSSSFPGGQQGPQQQQQGGTAAPSSGQQEPYNQYSSSGPYPGPDRRPPGPSNQFPFPFGRERMQGATGPNAQPNMPPQMMQSGPEGPQGGMWQGPRDINYQNYPRQGGPGGPTQGPGYHGMNRPDEIMQSDQRMNHDGQWGAQMGPRQPPYGPAGPGQPMPRSVQTNYQPPQGVQNHIPQVSSPASIPRPMEARTSPSKSPYTHGLMKMQKAGPPVPASHIVPPPVQSPLIRRDMPFPQGSVEGTLPVLKPRRRLTMKDIGTPEAWRVMMSLKSGLLAESTWALDTINILLYDDNSISTFDLNTLPGLLELVVEYFRRCLIEIFGILREYEVGDPGQRTLLDPDALKRDLDNLEEEQPRFEDMEQEETDDEEKEEHEMERSVPVKEEEDQEPCSQSRNEKTQEERRSKGSSSEQTGSVQSLPAHEKPKQASKFDKFPVKVVRKRDPFVAAQLNNHGKVQEFDSGLIHWSAGGGDSTEHIQTLFEPRKNFLEPRQRIPVPSALLKRRPLDEDIRGSCLPTEEDRMKHHDEEERPKQSSLSEKSTDSEKAGLTVGNDEEQPSDSETKLAEKGPKSHQENNRPILASGSIFNQQAQQTGTILEDEPHSKDEGPLVTLSDWQDSLARRCICVSNIVRSLSFVPGNDHEMSKHPGLLLILGHLILLHHWHPERKQAPLTYEKDEDSDEGVGQKDEWWWDCLEILRENTLVTMANISGQLDLSTYPESICLPLLDGLLHWAVCPSAEAQDPFPTLGPHSALSPQRLVLETLSKLSIQDNNVDLILATPPFSRLEKLYGNLVRLIGDRKVAVCREMAVVLLANLAQGDTTAARAIAVQKGSVGNLLGFLEDSLAATQLQQSQSSLLHLQGMPFEPTSPDMMRRAARALHALAKVEENHSEFTLHESRLLDLSVSPLMNSLVSHVICDVLFLIGQS from the exons ATGGCCGCTCAGGTCGCCACTCTTAACACTAGTCCGCCTTCTGAACTTAAAAAGCCGGATCGGGACCCGAAGGAAGATACGGTTCCAGGGGACAAGCAGTCCGACAAAAAGCAGCCGTGTTTGGACAGCGAATCGCCGGGCCGGGGAGATCTGCAGGACGGGGCCGACGGTGGAAATGCAGGGGGAGGAGGGGAACCAGAGATGAAGAACGGGAATGGGAACCCGCCCAGGGTTAATAATAATACCCCGAATGACTCTGTGGGACCGGAGGGAAACAACCACCCCGGGTTCGTGCATCACCACGGTCCCACTTTCTCTCCGCCTTCGTACGGATACAGTCAGCACTACGGTCGGCCCGCTTTTCATCAATATGGCGGACAACAAAGCCCTGGCATGGCAGCTGCTGCGGGTCCGGGTGTGCAGTCGAGCAACATGATGGACCCGTATCAACCCAATTCACACGAGCATGGCTTCTCGAATCACCAGTTTAACAACTACAACCCATTCCCGAACAGGACTCCACACCCGGGCCAGGCGTTCGGCATGAACTCCCCTCGCAGCGCTCAGGCGCCGACAGCTGGGGGCCAGCCAGCTAAGCAGCAGCCACCGCCGGGAGGACCCACGGCGATGGCTGGATCTTACAGTAACCAGAGATATAACATCGGAAATCCCCAACCAACATCCACACCGACGCTCAACAAGCTCCTGACCTCTCCCAGCTCAACACGGGGGTATCCAAACTATCCGTCTGGTGGCGACTACAGCAGCCAGGAAGGAGCTAGTAAGGGACCAGCAGATATGGGCAGCAGCGGTCAGTACGCAGGGAGCAACCCAGGCTGGCAACAAAGAACCCATCACCCGTCGCCCATGAGTCCGGGGAGTGCTGGGCAGCCTCTAGCCAGAAACCAG CCTCCTGGTCCTATGGATCCAATGGGGAAAATTAGAGGTCAGCCATATGGAGCAGGCAGTCCGTACATCCAGCAGTCTCAACAGGTGCCTCCTACAGGTCCTCAGTCTGGGCCTGGGTATCCTGGCCAGGGTTACGGCACACCAGGGCCACAGCGATACCCAGTAGGCATGCCAGGTCGTACACCAGGAAGCATGAGTGCCATGCCCTACGGTCCACAG atggGATCTTATGGCCAACAGGGACCAGGAGCCTACGGCTCTCAGGGCCAGGCGCCGTATTACAACCAGCCAGGTCAGGCTCCGCATCAGAGCCAGCAGCAATCCCTTTACTCCCAGCAACAACCCGGTCAGCCTGGGCGGCAGTCGCCTTACCCTGGGCAGCCCCACCCTCCGTCTTCAGCTCCACACAACCAGGGGGGACCACCCTATCAACAGCCCCACATGCCCCCACAGTCCCAGGGTCCCCTGCCTGGCCCGTCCCAAGGCGCCCCCCAGTCTCAGCCGCCTTACTCTCAGGCGCCTGCCACGCAGCCCAGCCAGTCTCCGTACGGCCAGCAGCAGGGGCCTCCCACTCAGACTGCACAGCAGCCAAGTTCCCAGGCTCCCCCCGGATCCCAAGGCCAATCCAGCTACCCAGGGTCTTCACAAGGCCCCCAGCAGGCCCCTccgcagcagcaacagcaggcGCAGTCCCACCCGCAGCAGCCACCGGGACACGGCCAGCATCCACAGGGGCCGCCTGCAGCCTACCCGCCAAacactcagcagcagcagcaagcacAGCAGTCACCTTATCAGCGCTTTCCTCCTCCACAACAACAG gagATATCCCAGGACTCGTTTCAGTCCAATGCCCCTGCATCCTCTCAGCCCAAATCTGGTCCAGAGGACGGTCAAGGCCGTCCATCCAGCCTTCCG GACCTGTCCGGGTCGATCGACGACCTGCCGACGGGCACGGAGGGCGCCCTGAGTCCTGGCGTTAGCACGTCTGGCGTGTCGAGCAGCCAGGGAGAGCAAAGTAACCCAGCCCAGTCGCCCTTCTCTCCGCACACGTCTCCCCACCTGCCAGGCATCCGAGGCCCCTCGCCTTCTCCAGCTGGCTCCCCCGCCAGCGCCAGCACTCCCCGCACAGGCCCGCTGTCACCCGCCAACTTGCCAG GGACCCAGATGCCTCCGAGGCCATCCAGCGTTCACTCGGATGGGACGCTGCACCCTGCAATGAGCCAGTCTCCAATGGCGCAGGACAGAG GATTCATGCAGCGAAACCCTCAGATGCCTCCCTACGTATCCCCCCAGTCGGCCTCTGCACTGTCACCTCGCCAGTCCTCTGGAGGACAGATGCATCCTGGGATGGCGCCTTATCAGCAGAACAACTCCATGGGTGGCTATGGGCAGCAGGGAGGACAGTACGGTCCCCAAG GTTATCCCCGCCAACCAGCCTATGGGAACATGCCCAATGCCAACTACCCTGGCCCAGGCATGGGCTCCATGAACCCCATGGCGGGCCAGGGGGGAGGCCCGCCGTATGCTGGCATCCCTCCAGGGAGAATGCCTCCGAATCAAATGGGGGCTCGTCCCTACGGCCCCAATATGGGCCCTAGCATGGGTCCAAACATGCCTCCGAACATGGGCAACATGCCACCCCAGGTCAGTTCAGGAATGTGCCCACCTCCAGGAATGAACAGAAAGCCCCAGGATCCTGCAGCCATGCAGCACCCCTCCAGCAACTCCATGCTCAACAG AATGCCCGGGTACCCCAACATGTCGCAAGGCATGATGGGGTCCGGTCCACCGTATGGCCCACCGATGAACAGCATGCCTGGAATGATGAACACTCCAGGTGGATCGCCTTATCCCATGGGGCCAAACATGGCCAACAACACAAGTG GTATGGCTCCTAGCCCAGAAATTAACAATAAGATGAATAACAAAGTAGATGGCGGTGCAACACCAAAGCCAGAATCAAAATCAAAG AAGTCCAACTCATCCACTACAACGTGTGAAAAGATAACACGCCTCTATGAGCtgggaccagaaccagacaggaAGCTTTGGGTGGACCGTTACTTGGCCTTTGTGGATGAGAAAGCCATGGGCATGACCAACCTGCCCGCTGTGGGGCGCAAGCCTCTCGACCTCTTCCGGCTCTACGTCTCCGTTAAAGAAATCGGAGGAATGATGCAG gtgaataaaaataagaagtgGCGTGATCTAGCCACCACTCTGAATGTGGGTACATCCAGCAGTGCTGCCAGTTCTTTGAAGAAACAGTACATCCAGTGTCTGTATGCCTTCGAGTGTAAAATAGAACGTGGTGAAGATCCTCCTCCTGAGATCTTCACAGACAACAAAAAGAACCAGGCTGCTAAAGTCCAGCCCCCCTCTCCAG CATCCCTCTGCTCCACAGCTGGGTCAGGGTCCCTTCAGGGTCCACAAACGCCCCAGTCCACCAGCAGCTCAATGGCTGAGGGGGGCGACCTTAAGCCCCCCACGCCGGCATCCACTCCCCATACCCAAATGCCCCCCATGCCACCTGGCCCTAG GAGCAGTGTAAATCTGCAAGACCCCTTCTCGGACGGAAGCGACCCCGCTTTTCCCAGAAAGAACATGACTCCCAACTCCACCTATCAGCCCGGCATGAACACAGCAGACTTGCCAGGCCGAATGGGCCCCTACGAACCCAACAAGGACCCCTTCAGTAACATGCGGAAAG TCGGGGAGCAGTTTCTGCCTGCTAACCAGGGCCCTAACAACGTTGTGGGTGACCAGCAGCAGCCGCCACAACAACAGCCTCCATTCAACAGAGGACCGCCTGGGGCCATGGGCACAATGCCAATGGGGCCCAGACAACAGTATCCCTATGGACCAGGCTATGACAGGAG ACCAGAGCAAGGAATGTGCCCAGAGGGCAACATGGGATCTGGACCTCCTCAGCCAAACCCGATGATGCCTGCCAACACCGACACGGGGATGTATTCTCCAAATCGCTTCCCACCACAACAGCCACG ACATGATTCCTATGGAAATCAGTATCCTGGACAAGGAACGCCCCCTACTGGTTCCTACCCAAATCAGCAGCCTGGAATGTACCCACAACAG GGTTATAAGCGTCCTGTGGAGGGAGGGTACCCCCCATCAAAACGCCATGAGGCAGAGTACAGCAGTTCTTTCCCTGGTGGACAGCAAGGaccgcagcagcagcaacagggtGGCACCGCTGCTCCATCATCAGGACAGCAGGAGCCGTACAATCAGTACAGCAGCAGCGGGCCCTACCCTGGCCCTGACCGCCGTCCACCTGGCCCCAGCAATCAGTTCCCATTTCCTTTTGGTCGAGAACGGATGCAGGGAGCAACTGGGCCCAATGCTCAGCCTAACATGCCTCCTCAGATGATGCAGTCGGGGCCCGAGGGTCCTCAAGGGGGCATGTGGCAGGGACCTCGAGACATTAACTATCAGAATTACCCTAGACAAGGTGGACCTGGGGGGCCAACTCAGGGACCCGGCTACCATGGCATGAACCGCCCTGACGAAATTATGCAATCAGACCAGCGGATGAATCACGATGGCCAGTGGGGGGCCCAGATGGGCCCTCGGCAGCCTCCCTACGGTCCAGCCGGGCCTGGACAGCCCATGCCTCGTTCAGTCCAGACCAACTACCAGCCCCCTCAGGGTGTGCAGAACCACATTCCACAGGTGTCGAGCCCCGCCTCCATACCCCGCCCCATGGAGGCTCGGACATCACCGAGCAAATCTCCTTACACGCACGGATTGATGAAGATGCAAAAGGCTGGCCCCCCGGTACCTGCATCCCACATTGTGCCCCCTCCAGTGCAGTCACCTCTAATAAGGCGAGACATGCCTTTCCCCCAGGGTTCTGTCGAAGGAACACTTCCTGTCCTTAAACCACGACGGAGACTCACCATGAAAGATATTG GAACCCCGGAAGCCTGGAGAGTCATGATGTCCTTAAAGTCTGGTTTATTGGCTGAAAGTACATGGGCCTTAGATACCATCAATATTCTGCTGTATGATGACAACAGTATATCAACCTTCGATCTCAACACG ttacCTGGGCTGCTGGAGTTGGTCGTGGAGTATTTCAGGCGCTGCCTGATAGAAATCTTCGGTATTCTGCGGGAGTATGAAGTTGGGGACCCTGGTCAGAGGACTCTGCTCGATCCTGATGCCTTGAAACGGGACCTGGACAACCTGGAAGAAGAGCAACCACGGTTTGAGGACATGGAACAAGAGGAGACAGACGACGAAGAGAAGGAGGAACACGAAATGGAGCGGTCTGTTCCcgtgaaggaggaggaagaccaAGAGCCATGCTCGCAAAGTCGAAATGAGAAGACACAAGAAGAGAGGAGGAGCAAGGGTTCGTCATCTGAACAGACGGGCTCTGTGCAATCTCTGCCTGCCCATGAGAAACCCAAACAGGCCAGCAAGTTTGACAAATTTCCAGTTAAGGTGGTACGAAAAAGAGACCCGTTTGTGGCTGCCCAGTTAAATAATCATGGTAAAGTTCAAGAGTTTGACAGCGGGCTAATTCACTGGAGCGCGGGAGGGGGCGACTCAACAGAACACATCCAGACCCTCTTTGAGCCTCGCAAGAACTTCTTAGAGCCACGACAACGGATACCCGTGCCTTCAGCTCTACTGAAGCGTCGGCCGCTGGATGAAGACATACGGGGAAGTTGTTTGCCAACTGAGGAAGACAGAATGAAGCATCACGATGAAGAAGAAAGGCCAAAACAGAGCAGTTTGTCAGAAAAATCAACAGACTCTGAGAAAGCTGGCTTAACAGTTGGCAATGACGAGGAGCAACCGTCTGATTCAGAGACGAAGCTGGCTGAGAAAGGGCCTAAAAGTCACCAAGAGAATAATAGACCCATTCTGGCTTCTGGAAGCATTTTCAACCAACAGGCACAGCAGACTGGCACCATCCTAGAAGATGAGCCTCACAGTAAAGACGAAGGGCCGCTCGTCACACTGTCCGACTGGCAGGACTCGCTGGCACGTCGCTGTATTTGTGTCTCGAATATTGTCCGCAGCCTCTCCTTTGTGCCAGGAAATGACCACGAGATGTCCAAACATCCCGGACTGCTGCTCATACTCGGACACCTGATACTGCTCCACCACTGGCACCCTGAGCGCAAGCAGGCCCCTCTCACCTACGAGAAGGACGAGGATTCAGATGAGGGAGTAGGCCAGAAGGATGAGTGGTGGTGGGACTGCTTGGAGATCTTGAGAGAGAACACGCTGGTCACTATGGCAAACATTTCAGGTCAACTAGACCTTTCCACCTACCCTGAGAGCATTTGCCTACCCCTGCTGGATGGTCTTCTCCACTGGGCGGTGTGCCCCTCGGCAGAGGCCCAGGACCCCTTCCCAACCCTGGGCCCCCATAGTGCTTTGTCACCTCAGAGACTGGTCCTGGAGACTCTTAGCAAACTGAGCATTCAAGATAACAATGTGGACCTCATCCTGGCCACTCCCCCTTTCAGTCGGTTGGAGAAGCTGTATGGGAACTTGGTGCGGTTAATTGGAGACAGGAAGGTTGCAGTTTGCAGGGAGATGGCTGTCGTCTTACTGGCCAACCTGGCCCAGGGTGACACTACTGCAGCCCGAGCAATTGCTGTCCAGAAGGGCAGTGTGGGCAACTTGCTCGGCTTCCTGGAGGACTCTCTCGCTGCCACCCAGCTACAACAAAGCCAGAGCTCTCTGCTGCACCTACAAGGGATGCCCTTCGAGCCCACCAGCCCGGACATGATGCGACGAGCTGCCCGGGCTCTGCACGCCTTAGCCAAGGTGGAGGAGAACCACTCGGAGTTTACACTACACGAGTCGCGACTTCTCGACCTTTCTGTGTCTCCCCTAATGAACTCGCTGGTTTCTCACGTTATCTGTGATGTACTCTTTTTGATCGGCCAGTCATGA